One window of Mucilaginibacter inviolabilis genomic DNA carries:
- a CDS encoding helix-turn-helix transcriptional regulator: MHIKSKIEGFEDWLFIEELPDSYNVQTPLAEKSMTIKRPPVNQFSNHMISSGGLFLMNVHMQFNEPASILFEIEGETVTSQFIFYEQKQAMDDKQRTKKMRGGARHNIRYIPSLSGRYELQPDVVYNYFLIVLSKEYYFHLINQDSLLHADFVQEIKNGKYTSISAQDLLVSHEMKQTINDIVECKRAGELKRLHTESKILELLMLQMEQLQNDQHDEVRKYTNLEQEKIEQARDILDQDFANPPVLPVLSRMVSLNEFKLKRGFKAYFGTTIYGYVTRLKMERARHLLVDQKMTIREVTYEVGFKHQSHLSEAFKKYFGILPSEIRS, translated from the coding sequence CTGGCCGAAAAAAGTATGACCATTAAACGGCCACCGGTAAACCAGTTTTCAAATCATATGATTAGTTCAGGTGGTTTGTTCCTGATGAACGTGCATATGCAGTTTAATGAGCCAGCCAGCATCCTGTTTGAGATTGAAGGCGAAACCGTAACCTCGCAGTTTATATTTTATGAGCAAAAACAAGCTATGGATGATAAGCAGCGCACCAAAAAAATGCGGGGAGGGGCAAGGCATAATATTCGCTATATACCCTCGTTGTCTGGCAGGTATGAACTGCAGCCTGATGTGGTTTACAACTATTTTCTGATAGTGCTGTCAAAAGAATATTATTTTCATCTTATTAACCAGGATTCGTTGTTGCATGCCGATTTTGTACAGGAGATCAAGAACGGAAAATATACCTCCATATCGGCGCAGGACTTGTTAGTGTCGCACGAGATGAAGCAAACCATAAACGATATTGTAGAATGTAAACGTGCCGGCGAACTCAAACGTCTTCACACCGAATCAAAAATATTGGAGCTGCTGATGCTTCAGATGGAACAGCTGCAGAATGACCAGCACGATGAAGTACGAAAGTATACCAATCTGGAGCAGGAAAAGATAGAGCAGGCCCGTGATATTTTAGATCAGGATTTTGCAAACCCTCCGGTACTGCCGGTTTTATCAAGAATGGTATCCCTAAATGAGTTTAAACTAAAACGTGGTTTTAAAGCTTATTTCGGCACTACTATTTATGGTTATGTTACCAGGCTGAAGATGGAACGCGCCCGGCACCTGCTTGTTGATCAAAAAATGACTATCAGGGAAGTAACTTATGAGGTTGGTTTTAAGCATCAGTCGCACCTGTCAGAGGCCTTTAAAAAGTACTTCGGGATATTGCCAAGTGAAATAAGGAGTTAA